Proteins encoded within one genomic window of uncultured Desulfobacter sp.:
- a CDS encoding reverse transcriptase domain-containing protein, whose product MTGHRQVVDADLSKYFDTIPHSKLLTVVATRIVDKEILSLIKQWLKAPVVEQDRNKHRTIGGGKKNRVGTPQGGVISPLLANLYLHLLDRIWERQDLPHLYGARLVRYADDCVPRRQTLLQ is encoded by the coding sequence TTGACAGGGCATCGTCAAGTTGTAGATGCTGATTTGTCCAAATATTTTGACACCATTCCGCATTCAAAACTGCTTACAGTAGTTGCAACGAGAATTGTAGACAAGGAGATACTGTCCTTAATCAAGCAATGGCTCAAAGCGCCGGTTGTCGAACAGGACAGGAACAAGCATCGCACAATTGGTGGAGGCAAGAAGAATCGTGTAGGCACCCCACAAGGGGGAGTCATTTCACCACTCCTGGCAAATCTGTATCTTCATCTTCTTGATAGAATATGGGAACGCCAAGACCTGCCTCATCTTTACGGTGCACGACTGGTGAGATATGCCGATGACTGTGTGCCACGAAGGCAGACACTGTTGCAATAA
- a CDS encoding transposase: MARAVVPGFPHHITQRGNRRQQTFFRDQDFKAYLALMAEWCLNYKVDIWAYCLMPNHIHLIAVPETKDGLNLAVGEAHRRYTRMINFREGWRGHLWQGRFASFIMEESYLLACTRYIEYNPVRAGLVKRPEDWKWSSAGAHMDEKDDILVKTRPLLEIVNTSWVDFLSSDIKESEIELFRKHERNGRPLGKRLL; the protein is encoded by the coding sequence ATGGCAAGAGCAGTGGTGCCGGGTTTCCCCCATCACATTACACAAAGGGGAAATAGAAGGCAGCAGACATTTTTCAGGGATCAGGACTTTAAAGCCTATCTGGCTTTGATGGCGGAATGGTGTTTGAACTATAAGGTTGATATATGGGCCTATTGCCTGATGCCCAATCACATTCACCTTATTGCAGTTCCTGAAACCAAGGATGGATTAAATCTGGCCGTCGGGGAGGCACACCGGCGATATACGAGAATGATCAATTTCAGGGAAGGCTGGCGCGGTCATCTATGGCAGGGGAGGTTCGCATCATTTATCATGGAAGAAAGTTACTTGCTGGCATGCACGAGGTATATTGAGTATAATCCTGTCCGTGCTGGTCTGGTAAAACGTCCTGAGGATTGGAAATGGAGCAGCGCCGGGGCACATATGGATGAGAAGGATGACATTCTTGTCAAAACAAGACCTTTGCTTGAAATTGTTAACACATCCTGGGTAGATTTTTTATCCTCTGACATTAAAGAATCTGAAATCGAATTGTTCAGAAAGCATGAACGTAACGGCCGACCGTTGGGAAAACGACTTTTGTAA